One segment of Pseudodesulfovibrio sp. 5S69 DNA contains the following:
- a CDS encoding CGGC domain-containing protein: MEKILIIGCRNTMDDVCIGCSRCLVAFNRREGQFERYKDQEAEVLGILNCGGCPGASIVQRLAQVKLWNVPLKEQPTVIHIGPCLSDHCTHADDVITKIQAKSGLPVIEGTHPYMPEKIWA; this comes from the coding sequence ATGGAAAAGATTCTCATCATCGGATGCCGCAATACCATGGACGACGTCTGCATCGGCTGTTCCCGCTGCCTGGTGGCCTTCAACCGGCGCGAAGGCCAGTTCGAGCGCTACAAGGACCAGGAGGCCGAGGTCCTGGGCATCCTCAACTGCGGCGGGTGCCCCGGCGCGTCCATCGTCCAGCGGCTGGCCCAGGTCAAGCTCTGGAACGTGCCCCTGAAGGAGCAGCCCACCGTCATCCACATCGGCCCGTGCCTGTCCGACCACTGTACGCACGCCGACGACGTCATCACCAAGATACAGGCCAAGTCCGGCCTGCCGGTCATCGAAGGCACCCACCCCTACATGCCCGAGAAGATCTGGGCCTGA